From a region of the Podarcis muralis chromosome 16, rPodMur119.hap1.1, whole genome shotgun sequence genome:
- the MN1 gene encoding transcriptional activator MN1, giving the protein MFGLEQFEPQGSGRSGERGGGGFGPGMGSHFKPPPFHGGTPGGEAGTLGALSEPASAMLAMNLNLPGEAYGFHASRGGHADLQQAQPVHGFFGGQQPSHGAHQQPPPSHFGSGGFGAEPSASCLHGGRLLSYPGGQQSFAADGYEQHLAEGQAGADGFGQQRAGPLQDFQPPPQQHHNPGVPAPCLPLDQSPNRAASFHGLPGAATSEPHGLDSQRRLPSQAAAAVETLEYSYSSGESHFDLPVFSPSEADGQLPHYGASRQQVPPGGGNFPGPSSALPRGPGGLGKVHPQQQQQQHGGGVFFERFGGARKMSVGLEPSLGAGRHPLMQQPPPPGALLARQNSCPPALPRQQPCPEGNAANPGLQDGGPLLQGQHAQFEYPIHRLENRSLQHPYGPGEPVFSVHHHPPAQQPPSQRLQHFDAPPYMNVAKRPRFDSWSGGGSGAGMHSASLDSHLSPSAAYPGLPGDFTPPGPESFPPPGADHQAALQQQQQRQNAALMIKQMAASRSQQQQQQQQQRLRQPSLQQLSHHHAGHHHHHAGHHHGEPAFEAQEGAWFPAPHPPSAAPGAGDLLFRPGVGGMPGLQEPPPPPLRIPSGGEGHVPSPGSLHGQFGLSPPSERSRPGPPDFAAQQGFPFGASSRQATPHSASPASYGPPTDFQPSGPPPPRPPQSSSKLGALSLGSFSKGSVAGGVAGPPGGGGGGTPGPKESSGLFGQSCLAALSTACQNMIASLGAPNLNVTFGKKGAPAAGSGGVGAGSEGPKRSKLGPAEPPEPGSGGPQPPAPAPPAPGESGLSPNYSPGPGPDAKAGGGRGRGRRKRDSGHVSPAAGGGGGNSFFDKYGPTAGVEGGSPGQGAERGGGTPHLHEPHKALSSPPSAWAKGGGGGGDLLLPPPPLSEQPELLPALEKADSCSPRGAGDFPDEAGNEDEVSSSSDNQLAKGCPAGRSPVQPRPGDHALLNGQKASLAQLSLHAGAGSNSTSSPDSYGGGPPAGAPVQDEIHPLEILQAQIQLQRQQFSISEDQPLGLKSAKKPPDGPAGAAGGGSQSGDSAELSSCCAAVESGKGAMSTIDLDSLMAEHSAAWYLPSDKALLEGQDDDDKALAPWEKAKPPNPSKEAHDLPSSKSSAAAQSGSHLQCLSVHCTDDMGEAKGRTAVPTWRSLHSDISNRFGTFVAALT; this is encoded by the coding sequence ATGTTCGGGCTGGAGCAGTTCGAGCCGCAGGGCAGCGGGCGGAGCGGCGAGCGCGGCGGCGGGGGCTTCGGGCCGGGCATGGGCTCGCACTTCAAGCCGCCCCCCTTCCACGGCGGGACCCCCGGAGGCGAGGCGGGGACCCTGGGCGCCCTGAGCGAGCCCGCCTCGGCCATGCTGGCCATGAACTTGAACTTGCCCGGGGAGGCGTACGGCTTCCACGCCTCCCGCGGGGGCCACGCGGACCTGCAGCAGGCCCAGCCGGTGCACGGCTTCTTCGGCGGCCAGCAGCCTTCGCACGGCGCCCACCAGCAGCCGCCGCCGTCGCACTTCGGAAGCGGCGGCTTCGGGGCCGAGCCCAGCGCCTCCTGCCTTCACGGCGGCCGGCTCCTCAGCTACCCAGGCGGCCAGCAAAGCTTCGCTGCCGACGGCTACGAGCAGCATCTGGCGGAGGGCCAGGCAGGCGCGGACGGCTTCGggcagcagagggcagggccCCTCCAGGACTTCCAGCCGCCGCCGCAGCAGCACCACAACCCCGGCGTGCCGGCGCCCTGCCTGCCGCTGGATCAGTCGCCCAACCGCGCGGCCTCCTTCCACGGCCTGCCAGGAGCCGCCACCTCGGAGCCGCACGGCCTCGACTCGCAGAGGCGTCTCCCCAGCCAAGCAGCGGCCGCCGTGGAGACCCTGGAGTACAGTTACTCGAGCGGCGAGAGTCATTTCGACCTGCCCGTCTTCTCGCCGTCGGAGGCCGACGGGCAGCTGCCCCACTACGGGGCCAGCAGGCAGCAAGTGCCGCCGGGCGGGGGGAACTTCCCCGGGCCCTCCTCGGCCTTGCCCCGAGGGCCCGGCGGCCTCGGCAAGGTgcacccccagcagcagcagcagcagcacggcgGCGGCGTGTTTTTCGAGAGATTTGGGGGCGCTCGCAAGATGTCGGTGGGCCTGGAGCCGAGCCTGGGCGCAGGCAGGCACCCTTTAATGCAGCAGCCCCCGCCGCCGGGGGCCCTGCTGGCCAGACAGAACTCGTGCCCGCCGGCGCTGCCCCGGCAGCAGCCGTGCCCCGAGGGCAACGCGGCCAACCCCGGCCTTCAGGACGGCGGCCCCCTCCTGCAAGGCCAGCACGCGCAGTTCGAGTACCCCATCCACCGGTTGGAGAACAGGAGCCTGCAGCATCCTTACGGGCCGGGCGAGCCGGTCTTCAGCGTTCACCACCACCCGCCGGCTCAGCAGCCTCCCAGCCAGCGGCTGCAACACTTCGACGCCCCCCCCTACATGAACGTGGCTAAGCGGCCCCGCTTCGACTcctggagcggcggcggcagcggcgcggGCATGCACAGCGCCAGCCTGGACAGCCACCTCTCGCCCTCGGCCGCCTACCCGGGTCTGCCGGGAGACTTCACGCCGCCGGGGCCCGAGAGCTTCCCGCCGCCGGGCGCCGACCACCAGGCGgctctccagcagcagcagcagcgccagaACGCCGCCCTGATGATCAAGCAGATGGCGGCCTCTcgcagccagcagcagcagcagcagcagcagcagcgcctccGCCAGCCCAGCCTGCAGCAGCTGAGCCACCACCACGcgggccaccaccaccaccacgcgGGCCACCACCACGGCGAGCCCGCCTTCGAGGCGCAGGAGGGCGCCTGGTTCCCGGCGCCGCATCCTCCCTCGGCTGCGCCGGGCGCAGGGGACTTGCTCTTCCGGCCAGGCGTGGGCGGCATGCCGGGCTTgcaggagccgccgccgccgccgctgcggatTCCGTCGGGGGGCGAAGGACACGTGCCCTCGCCGGGCAGCCTGCACGGCCAGTTCGGCCTGAGCCCGCCCTCGGAGCGCAGCAGGCCGGGCCCGCCGGACTTCGCGGCCCAGCAGGGCTTCCCCTTCGGCGCCTCCAGCCGCCAGGCCACCCCGCACAGCGCCTCGCCCGCCTCCTACGGGCCCCCGACGGACTTCCAGCCCTCTGggccgccgccgccccggccgccgcAGTCCAGCAGCAAGCTGGGCGCGCTGTCTCTAGGCTCCTTCTCGAAAGGGAGCGTGGCGGGCGGGGTGGCGGGGcctcccggcggcggcggcggcggcaccccGGGCCCCAAGGAGAGCAGCGGCCTCTTCGGGCAGAGCTGCCTGGCGGCCCTCTCGACGGCGTGCCAGAACATGATCGCTAGCCTGGGCGCGCCCAACCTCAACGTCACCTTCGGCAAGAAGGGCGCTCCGGCCGCGGGGAGCGGAGGCGTCGGGGCGGGGAGCGAAGGCCCCAAGCGGAGCAAGCTCGGCCCGGCCGAGCCTCCAGAGCCGGGCAGCGGGGGACCTCAGCCGCCCGCGCCGGCCCCGCCGGCCCCGGGCGAGAGCGGCCTGTCCCCCAATTACTCGCCCGGCCCGGGCCCCGACGCCAAGGCAGGAGGCGGGCGCGGTCGGGGGCGCAGGAAACGGGACAGCGGGCACGTCAGCCCGGCCGCCGGAGGGGGCGGCGGcaacagcttctttgacaagTACGGCCCCACGGCCGGGGTGGAAGGCGGGAGTCCCGGTCAGGGGGCAGAAAGAGGGGGCGGCACTCCGCATCTCCACGAGCCCCACAAGGCGCTGAGCTCGCCCCCGTCGGCTTGGGCcaagggaggcggcggcggcggcgacctcCTCCTGCCTCCGCCGCCTCTTTCCGAGCAGCCCGAGCTGCTGCCCGCCCTGGAGAAGGCGGACTCCTGCTCGCCCCGCGGCGCAGGCGACTTCCCCGACGAGGCCGGCAACGAGGACGAGGTGTCGTCGAGTTCCGACAACCAGCTGGCCAAGGGCTGCCCGGCGGGGCGCAGCCCGGTGCAGCCCCGTCCGGGGGACCACGCACTACTGAACGGACAGAAGGCCTCCCTGGCCCAGCTCAGCCTCCACGCCGGCGCAGGCAGCAACTCTACCTCCAGCCCCGACAGCTACGGCGGCGGCCCCCCCGCCGGCGCCCCGGTGCAGGACGAGATCCACCCGCTGGAGATCCTGCAGGCGCAGATCCAGCTGCAGCGGCAGCAGTTCAGCATCTCCGAGGACCAGCCGCTGGGCCTCAAGAGCGCCAAGAAGCCCCCCGACGGCCCCGCCGGAGCCGCGGGCGGCGGCAGCCAGAGCGGCGACAGCGCCGAGCTGAGCAGCTGCTGCGCCGCCGTCGAGAGCGGCAAGGGCGCCATGAGCACCATCGACCTGGACTCGCTGATGGCCGAGCACTCAGCCGCCTGGTATCTGCCCAGCGACAAGGCCCTCCTGGAGGGGCAGGACGACGACGACAAGGCCCTGGCGCCCTGGGAGAAGGCCAAGCCGCCCAACCCCAGCAAAGAAG